From the Aquipuribacter hungaricus genome, the window GTGGAGCCGGACCCGGCGCGCTACGACAGCGCCGTGGTCGGGCTCGAGCGCCGCTTCCTCGCCGTGGCCGCCGACGACCCCTGGGCCCGGCGGCGCTCGGTGCGCCTGGCCGAGGTGAGCGGGCGCGTGCTGCTCGTCGACTCCCGCACCGGGTCCACGACGACCGCGCTGTGGCCGCCCGGGGCGCGGCCCGCCACCGAGCAGACCGAGGACATCGACGACTGGCTGGCGGTGGTCGCGACCGGCCGCTGCGTCGGCATCACCGCCGAGGCGACGGTCCAGCAGTACCCGCGCCCGGGCGTGGTCTACCGGCCCGTCGCCGACGCCGCGCCCGTCGTGGTCCGCCTGGCGTGGTGGCGCGGCGAGGAGCACCCGGCCACCGCCACCGCCGTGGCGGTCGCCACGGACCTCTACCGTGGCGCGCCATGAGCGGACCCGGTCTCCAGCGCTTCGTCGACGCCCAGGCGGGCGGCACCTACGAGCAGGCTCGTGCCGAGCTGCGCGCGGGCCGTAAGCAGACCCACTGGATGTGGTTCGTCCTGCCCCAGGTCGCCGGGCTGGGCCGCAGCAGCACGGCGCAGCACTACGCCCTCGACGGCCTGGACGAGGCCCGCGCCTACCTGGCGCACCCCGTCCTCGGGCCCCGGCTGCGGGAGTGCGCGCAGGCGCTGGCCGGGCTGGCCACGACCGACCCGGTGGCCGTCATGGGCCCGGTGGACGCGGTCAAGCTGCGGTCGTCGATGACGCTGTTCGCCCGGGCCGCACCCGGGGAGCCGGTGTTCGCCGAGGTGCTCGACCGGTTCTTCGCCGGCGAGGAGGACCCGGGGACCACCAGCCGGCTCTGAGCCCGGGCTACGGTGCCCGCGTGGTCACGGGGGACGACGGGCCTGCGCCCGCGGGCGGACGTGGTCGGCGACCCGTCGCCGTGGCCGCCGTGGTCGGCGCCCTGCTCGTCGGGGTCCTCCTGGCCCGGGGCGGCACCGCGGCCACGACCGACGAGCTCGCGGCGGCCGTCCCGTCCCCGGACGCGCCGACCTCCGCCGCGCCGTCCGCACCGCCGTCGGCCGCGGCGAACCTGGTCGACCTGGACGGCGTCGCCGACCTCCGCCTCGGCACGCGCCCGGCGGGAGGCACGACCGGGGTGAGCACCGGGGAGCAGTACCGGGTCGGCACCTCGGACGACGGCAGGTGCGCCCTGCTGCGGCCCGAGCTGCCGCCCGCGGGGCTGGACGTGCTGGTCTGGGAGGTGGACGGCGTCGTCGAGGCCGTCGTCATGGTGGCCCCCGGAGGGGCGAGCCCGGCCCGCACGACGTTCCGGGTGGACTTCGGCGACGACCTGGCCGGCCTGGCGCTGGAGCCCGGCGCCGTCCGCGGCACGGAGGCCGTCCCCGGCTCCCTGGTCGGCGCCGTCGGCCACGTCGAGGCGGAGCTCGACGGGGTGCACGTGCTCGCCTCGGACCTGGGCGACCGGGTCGGGGTGCAGTACCTGGAGGTGCGCACGGACGTGGGCCGCGGCTGCCGGACCGGCACACCGTGGGACGGCCCGGGTACGGCCGCCCCGGCACCGGACGACGACGCGGACGCCGACCTCCTGCCCGCCCCCGTCGCCGACCCCGTGCTCGACACCACCGGGCGCGGGCCGCTGGTCTACGGCCTGCCGACGGCCGGCCTGCAGGCGCTCGGGTTCGCCGAGGTCGGGGGGTTCGCCGCCCAGTCCGGCTGCGACCTGTGGGTGCCGGACCGGGACCGCCCGCCCGGGACCGGGGGCGTCGACACCGTCTGGACCCGGGAGGGCGAGGTCACCGGGATCGGCGTCGTCCGCGGTCGGCTGGCCGAGGGCCTCGAGGTCGGCGACGACGTCGAGGAGCTGTTCACGACCTTCCCCGAGCTCGCGGTGGACGGTGCCGACGGGCCGCTGCTGCCGCCGTTCCCGGCCCCGCTCGCCGACGGGCGCCGCATCGACGTCGGCCTGCAGGACACCTACGTCGTGCCCGCCTCGGTCGACGCCCTGCTGCCCACCCCGTGGCCGACCGTCACCTCGGTGACGGTGTGGTCCTCGCCCTGCGGGGTCTGAGCCTCAGCTGACGCAGAACTCGTTGCCCTCGGGGTCCTGCAGGACGGTCCAGGTGTGCGGTCCCTGCCGGCCCTCGCCGACGACCGTGGCCCCCCGCGCCACGAGCGAGCCCACCGTGGGCGGCTCCTCGCCGGGACCCGGGCGCAGGTCCAGGTGGACGCGGTTCTTGACCGCCTTGGGCTCGGGCACCTGCTGCAGGTACAGCCTGCCGCCGGGCCCGGGGTCGGCCCCCGGGCGGACGACGGCCGCCCCCGTGCGCCAGACGAGCGCGCCGCGGTGGGTCGTCGTGTCGGCCTCGGTGGCGTGCCCCTGCGCCAGCATCGAGCGGATGAAGCCCTCGTCCTGCGGCTCGACCTGCCAGCCGAGCGTCTCCGCCCACCAGTCGGCCAGCGCGTGCGGGTCCCGGCAGTCGATCGCGACCTGGAAGCTCATCGGCATGACCGGACGCTAGGACCGGCCACCGACAGGAGCAGGGCAGCGTCAGAGGCCGTAGTCCTCCAGCAGCCGCAGCCACACCTCGCTCATCGTCGGGTACGAGGGCACCGCGTGCCGGAGCCGGCGCAGCGGCACCTCGCCGACCACGGCGACCGTGGCGCTGTGCAGCAGGTCGGCGACGTCCTGGCCGACGAAGGTGGCCCCGACGACGACCCCGCGGTCCTCGTCGACCACCATGCAGGCCCGCCCCCGGTAGCCGTCGGCGTGCAGCGAGGCCCCGGCGACCGCGCCCAGGTCGTGCTCGACGGTGCGCACCCGCAGCCCGCGCTCCGCCGCCTGCGCGCCCGTGAGCCCGACGCTGGCGACCTCGGGGTCGGTGAACATCACCTGCGGCACCATGGCCTCGTCGGCCTCGGCGAGGTAGGCGGGCTCCTCGCCGCGGGAGCGGGCGACGACCGCGTCGCCGCACACCCGCGCCTGGTACTTGCCCTGGTGGGTGAGCAGCGCGCGGCCGTCGACGTCACCGGCGGCGTAGAGCCAGTCGACGCCCGTCACCCGGAGGCTGTCGTCGACCGGCACGGACGCGCCCGGCTCCAGGCCGACGACCTCCAGCCCGAGGTCGCCCGTGGCGGGGCGCCTGCCGGCCGCGACGAGCAGCTCGTCGCCGGTGACGGTGCTGCCGTCCTCCAGGTGCACGGTGACCGGGCCGCCGTCGCCGTCGCGCTCCACCCGCGCCACCGCGGCGCCGTGACGCACGTCGACGCCGTCCTCGAGGAGCTGCTGCTCGACCAGCTCGCCGGCGAAGCGCTCCTGCCGGGGCAGCAACCGCTCGCCCCGGTCCAGCACGACGACCTCGCTGCCGAGCCCGCGCCAGGCCTGCGCCATCTCCAGGCCGACGACGCCCGCCCCGAGGACCACGAGCCGCCCGGGCACCCGCGACGACGACGTGGCCTCGCGGCTGGTCCACGGGCGGGCGTCGCGCAGCCCGGGGACGTCCGGCACGGCCGCCGTCGTGCCGGTCGCCAGGACGACGGCGACGCGGGCCTCGACCTCCACGACCGTGCCGTCGGGGCCGGTGACGTCGACGCGCCGCTCGCCCACGAGCCGGCCGTGCCCGCGGAGCAGGCCGATGCCGGCCCCGTCGAGCCAGGCCACCTGGCCCGAGTCGTCCATCTGGCTGACGAAGGAATCGCGGCGGGCGAGCACGGCGGCCACGTCGAGCTCACCCGTCACGGCCTCCCGGGTGCCGGCGACGCGGCGGGCCGCGCGCAGGGCGTGCACCGGCCGCAGCAGCGCCTTGCTCGGCATGCACGCCCAGTAGGAGCACTCGCCGCCCACGAGCTCGGCCTCGACGACGAGCGCCGTCAGGCCGCCCGCCACCGCCCGCCCCGCGACGTTCTCGCCGGTCGGACCGGCACCCACCACGACGACGTCCACGGTCTGCACGGGGCCGTTCTACCGTGCCGCGCGGGCCCGGGGCCACGGGGCGGGGGTTCGGGCCCGGGCCGGCCGGGTAGGTGAGGACGGACCCACCCCCACCGCGAGGAGAGCACCCATGCCCGGCACCGTCCCCACCGTCAGCCTCAACGACGGCCGCGCGATCCCCCAGCTCGGCTTCGGCGTCTACCAGGTCGAGCCCGAGCAGACCGCGGAGGCCGTCGCGACCGCGCTCGAGGTCGGCTACCGCCACGTCGACACCGCCCAGATGTACGGCAACGAGGCTGGCGTCGGCGAGGCCGTGCGCGCCTCGGGCCTGGCGCGCGAGGACGTGTGGGTGACGAGCAAGCTCTCCAACGCCGCCCACGCCCCCGACGACGCCCGCCGCGCCTTCGACGAGACGCTCGCGGCGCTCGACCTCGGCTACGTCGACCTGTTCCTCGTGCACTGGCCGCTGACGGCCGTCGACGGTCTCGACATCGTCGCCACGTGGAAGGTGCTGGAGGAGCTCCACGCCGACGGCCGCGCCCGCTCGGTCGGCGTCTCCAACTTCCAGGTGCCCCACCTGCGCCGCCTGGCACAGGAGTGCGACGTCGTCCCCGCGGTCAACCAGGTCGAGGTGCACCCGTACCTGGCCAACGAGGAGGTCCGCGCCTACGGCCGGGACCACGGCATCGTCACCGAGGCCTGGTCGCCGATCGCCCAGGGTGCCGTGCTCACCGACCCGGCCGTCCTGGCCGTGGCCCGCGAGCTCGACCGCACGCCGGCCCAGGTGGTCCTGCGCTGGCACGTGCAGCGCGGCGACGTGGTGTTCCCCAAGTCCGTGACCGCCGAGCGCGTCCGCGAGAACTTCGCGCTCTTCGACTTCGAGCTCGACGGCAGCCAGATGGAGCAGCTCACCTCGCTCGACAAGGGCGAGGAAGGT encodes:
- a CDS encoding LysR family transcriptional regulator, whose protein sequence is MAVELRHLRCLVAVADEGTLTDAGIALGLSQAAVSRTLAALERDLGVLLVRRTSRETSLTPEGAQVLARARRLLADTDDLVREATTGQHVLRVGHAWSALGRHTLAFQRRWAERLPGTGLQLVRTNSPTAGLAEGTCRLAVLRVEPDPARYDSAVVGLERRFLAVAADDPWARRRSVRLAEVSGRVLLVDSRTGSTTTALWPPGARPATEQTEDIDDWLAVVATGRCVGITAEATVQQYPRPGVVYRPVADAAPVVVRLAWWRGEEHPATATAVAVATDLYRGAP
- a CDS encoding DUF1810 domain-containing protein: MSGPGLQRFVDAQAGGTYEQARAELRAGRKQTHWMWFVLPQVAGLGRSSTAQHYALDGLDEARAYLAHPVLGPRLRECAQALAGLATTDPVAVMGPVDAVKLRSSMTLFARAAPGEPVFAEVLDRFFAGEEDPGTTSRL
- a CDS encoding VOC family protein, with amino-acid sequence MPMSFQVAIDCRDPHALADWWAETLGWQVEPQDEGFIRSMLAQGHATEADTTTHRGALVWRTGAAVVRPGADPGPGGRLYLQQVPEPKAVKNRVHLDLRPGPGEEPPTVGSLVARGATVVGEGRQGPHTWTVLQDPEGNEFCVS
- a CDS encoding dihydrolipoyl dehydrogenase family protein gives rise to the protein MQTVDVVVVGAGPTGENVAGRAVAGGLTALVVEAELVGGECSYWACMPSKALLRPVHALRAARRVAGTREAVTGELDVAAVLARRDSFVSQMDDSGQVAWLDGAGIGLLRGHGRLVGERRVDVTGPDGTVVEVEARVAVVLATGTTAAVPDVPGLRDARPWTSREATSSSRVPGRLVVLGAGVVGLEMAQAWRGLGSEVVVLDRGERLLPRQERFAGELVEQQLLEDGVDVRHGAAVARVERDGDGGPVTVHLEDGSTVTGDELLVAAGRRPATGDLGLEVVGLEPGASVPVDDSLRVTGVDWLYAAGDVDGRALLTHQGKYQARVCGDAVVARSRGEEPAYLAEADEAMVPQVMFTDPEVASVGLTGAQAAERGLRVRTVEHDLGAVAGASLHADGYRGRACMVVDEDRGVVVGATFVGQDVADLLHSATVAVVGEVPLRRLRHAVPSYPTMSEVWLRLLEDYGL
- a CDS encoding aldo/keto reductase, coding for MPGTVPTVSLNDGRAIPQLGFGVYQVEPEQTAEAVATALEVGYRHVDTAQMYGNEAGVGEAVRASGLAREDVWVTSKLSNAAHAPDDARRAFDETLAALDLGYVDLFLVHWPLTAVDGLDIVATWKVLEELHADGRARSVGVSNFQVPHLRRLAQECDVVPAVNQVEVHPYLANEEVRAYGRDHGIVTEAWSPIAQGAVLTDPAVLAVARELDRTPAQVVLRWHVQRGDVVFPKSVTAERVRENFALFDFELDGSQMEQLTSLDKGEEGRTGPHPDTFDYVPG